A genomic segment from Yimella sp. cx-51 encodes:
- the infB gene encoding translation initiation factor IF-2, with the protein MAKVRVHELAKELGIESKELLAYLKEQGEFVKTASSTIEAPVVRKIKENPPPSAKKADEAPAAPAAPKPAAKKAAATPGSAGPRPGPRPAAAPAEPAATPQAATPAPAPAKAATPAPAPAPAAEKPAAPAAPAADKPAASARPGSAAPKPGARPAAPAARESAPREGGRGDGRDGGRPAGRPGGAGGGRPGAPRPGNNPFAPSQGMRSGAPARPGNNPFAPSQGMPRPAAARGTGGAAGPRPAGPRPGGAGGPGGPRPAGGARPSPGMMPERSAIGRPGDRPARGGAGGRGGPGGGPGAGGRPGGFAGRPGGGGNRPGGRGGTQGAFGRGGGKVRGRKSKRAKRQEFEQMQAPSIGGVTVPRGDGSTVVRVRRGASLTDFADRIDANPASLVTVLFHLGEMATATQSLDEDTFKLLGSELGYDVQVVSPEDEEKELFSAFNIDLEAEAEGEGDEDLQPRPPVVTVMGHVDHGKTRLLDAIRNADVGASEEGGITQHIGAYQVHKEHEGQDRPITFIDTPGHEAFTAMRARGAKVTDIAILVVAADDGVMPQTIEALNHAQAADVPIVVAVNKIDVAGANPDKIRQQLTEYNLIAEEYGGDTMFVNVSAKQGENIDQLLEAVLLTADAALDLRANPDKDARGVAIEANLDRGRGAVATVLVQSGTLRVGDAIVAGTAHGRVRAMLDEHGNNLQEAGPSRPVLVMGLASVPRAGDTFIVAPDDRTARQIAEKREAADRQASLAKARKRISLEDLNDALAAGKVETLNLILKGDVSGSVEALEDALMQIDVGDEVDLRIIDRGVGAITMNNINLAVASNAVIIGFNVRAEGQNAEYADKEGVEIRYYSVIYQAIEELEAALKGMLKPEYEEVELGTAEIREIFRSSKFGNIAGSIVRSGEIKRGTKARITRDGVVVAENVEIAGLRRFKDDVTEVRERFECGINLGSYNDLQLGDLIATYEMREKPRS; encoded by the coding sequence GTGGCAAAGGTCCGAGTTCACGAGCTCGCCAAAGAGCTCGGGATCGAGAGCAAAGAACTCCTTGCGTACCTGAAGGAGCAAGGAGAATTCGTCAAGACGGCGAGCTCGACCATCGAAGCTCCGGTCGTTCGCAAGATCAAGGAAAACCCGCCGCCGTCGGCCAAGAAGGCCGACGAGGCACCAGCTGCGCCCGCAGCCCCCAAGCCCGCAGCGAAGAAGGCTGCCGCTACCCCTGGCAGCGCTGGACCGCGTCCGGGCCCCAGGCCTGCCGCCGCTCCGGCTGAGCCGGCTGCGACCCCGCAGGCCGCGACACCTGCTCCGGCACCGGCGAAGGCGGCAACTCCCGCACCGGCGCCTGCCCCTGCGGCTGAGAAGCCGGCCGCTCCGGCAGCTCCCGCAGCGGACAAGCCGGCAGCGTCGGCCCGTCCGGGCTCTGCTGCTCCCAAGCCGGGTGCTCGACCGGCAGCTCCGGCTGCCCGCGAGAGCGCTCCGCGCGAAGGCGGACGTGGCGATGGTCGCGACGGTGGCCGTCCGGCCGGTCGTCCCGGCGGCGCCGGTGGCGGACGTCCGGGTGCACCGCGTCCGGGCAACAACCCGTTCGCGCCCAGCCAGGGCATGCGCTCGGGAGCTCCGGCTCGTCCGGGCAACAACCCCTTCGCGCCGAGCCAGGGCATGCCGCGTCCGGCTGCAGCGCGTGGCACCGGTGGAGCTGCCGGCCCGCGTCCGGCCGGTCCGCGTCCCGGTGGCGCTGGTGGTCCCGGTGGCCCGCGTCCCGCAGGTGGAGCTCGCCCCAGCCCCGGCATGATGCCGGAGCGTTCCGCGATCGGTCGCCCCGGTGACCGTCCGGCACGTGGTGGCGCCGGTGGCCGTGGTGGCCCCGGCGGCGGACCCGGCGCAGGTGGTCGTCCCGGTGGTTTCGCCGGTCGTCCCGGTGGCGGTGGCAACCGTCCCGGTGGCCGCGGTGGCACGCAGGGTGCATTCGGTCGAGGCGGCGGAAAGGTCCGCGGCCGTAAGTCCAAGCGCGCCAAGCGCCAGGAATTCGAGCAGATGCAGGCACCGTCGATCGGTGGTGTCACGGTTCCTCGCGGCGACGGCAGCACCGTCGTCCGCGTGCGCCGCGGTGCATCGCTGACCGACTTCGCCGACCGCATCGACGCCAACCCGGCGTCGCTGGTGACGGTGCTCTTCCACCTCGGTGAGATGGCAACGGCCACCCAGTCGCTCGACGAAGACACCTTCAAGCTGCTCGGCAGCGAGCTCGGTTACGACGTCCAGGTCGTTTCGCCCGAGGACGAGGAGAAGGAGCTGTTCAGCGCCTTCAACATCGACCTCGAAGCAGAGGCTGAGGGCGAGGGTGACGAAGACCTGCAGCCGCGTCCGCCCGTCGTGACCGTCATGGGTCACGTCGACCACGGTAAGACGCGCCTGTTGGACGCCATTCGCAACGCCGACGTCGGTGCCAGCGAAGAGGGCGGCATCACCCAGCACATCGGTGCCTACCAGGTGCACAAGGAGCACGAGGGCCAAGACCGTCCGATCACCTTCATCGACACCCCGGGTCACGAGGCGTTCACCGCCATGCGTGCACGTGGTGCGAAGGTGACCGACATCGCGATCCTCGTAGTCGCAGCCGACGACGGTGTCATGCCGCAGACGATCGAGGCGTTGAACCACGCCCAGGCGGCCGACGTGCCGATCGTGGTGGCGGTCAACAAGATCGACGTCGCGGGCGCCAACCCCGACAAGATCCGTCAGCAGCTGACCGAGTACAACCTCATCGCTGAGGAGTACGGCGGCGACACGATGTTCGTCAACGTCTCGGCCAAGCAGGGCGAGAACATCGACCAGCTGCTCGAGGCGGTGCTGCTGACCGCGGACGCCGCGCTCGACCTGCGCGCCAACCCGGACAAGGACGCCCGTGGTGTCGCGATCGAGGCCAACCTCGACCGTGGTCGCGGTGCGGTCGCGACCGTGCTGGTGCAGTCGGGCACGCTGCGGGTCGGTGACGCGATCGTTGCCGGTACGGCGCACGGTCGTGTGCGTGCCATGCTCGATGAGCACGGCAACAACCTGCAGGAGGCTGGTCCGTCGCGTCCGGTGCTCGTGATGGGTCTGGCCTCCGTGCCGCGCGCTGGTGACACCTTCATCGTGGCTCCGGACGACCGCACGGCTCGCCAGATCGCCGAGAAGCGTGAAGCTGCTGACCGTCAGGCGAGCCTGGCCAAGGCCCGCAAGCGCATCAGCCTGGAAGACCTCAACGACGCGCTCGCCGCGGGCAAGGTCGAGACCCTCAACCTCATCCTCAAGGGTGACGTGTCGGGTTCGGTCGAAGCCTTGGAGGACGCGCTCATGCAGATCGACGTGGGCGACGAGGTCGACCTGCGCATCATCGACCGCGGCGTCGGTGCGATCACGATGAACAACATCAACCTTGCGGTGGCCTCCAACGCAGTGATCATCGGCTTCAACGTGCGAGCCGAGGGTCAGAACGCGGAGTACGCCGACAAGGAAGGCGTTGAGATCCGCTACTACTCGGTGATCTACCAGGCCATCGAGGAGCTCGAGGCGGCGCTGAAGGGCATGCTCAAGCCGGAGTACGAAGAGGTCGAGCTGGGCACGGCGGAGATCCGCGAGATCTTCCGGTCGTCCAAGTTCGGCAACATCGCCGGTTCGATCGTCCGCTCGGGCGAGATCAAGCGCGGCACGAAGGCGCGGATCACCCGCGACGGCGTGGTCGTGGCCGAGAACGTCGAGATCGCCGGCCTGCGCCGGTTCAAGGACGACGTCACCGAGGTCCGCGAGCGCTTCGAGTGCGGTATCAACCTCGGGTCGTACAACGACCTGCAGTTGGGCGACCTCATCGCCACCTACGAAATGCGCGAGAAGCCCCGCAGCTGA
- a CDS encoding carboxyl transferase domain-containing protein gives MFTRIAIVNRGEAAMRLIHAVRDLNAAAGPDGLRIETVALHTDGERRAMFVREADHAYNLGPASARPYLDYAVLERALTETGADAAWVGWGFVAEDPQFAQLCERIGVTFIGPSADAMRKLGDKIGSKLIAEEAGVPVAPWSRGGVDTLEDAKTAAEQIGYPLMLKATAGGGGRGIRKVTSEDELVEAYELTRDEAQRAFGSGVVFLERLVTGARHVEVQLIADSHGTAWALGVRDCSVQRRNQKVIEESASAVLDDEQTAELKASAERLALAVGYCGAGTVEFLYHPSERFFAFLEVNTRLQVEHPITEVTTDTDLVKLQLLVASGGRLEGPKPQELGHAVEARLNAEDPDRDFAPAPGRISRLEFPNGPGIRVDTGVAEGDSIPADFDSMIAKIIARGRDRDEALARLRRAMAETTVVIDGGATNKSFVLDLLDAPEVIDGSADTGWIDRVRAQGGLVTHRGSGIALVAAGIEAYLIEEAVEQTRLIETAHGGRPQVQHSGRAVDVKLRGASYKVSVTRIGSDLFRVLVTGDGTDSEVEVRLDRIDEHHSRLSAGGRTYRLVTATHGPVQLVEVDGITHRVSLDEGGVVRSPAPALVVATPALVGAEVAAGAPVIVLESMKMESRLLAPFKARIKEMLVSVGSQVETGAPLIRLEPIGDEEELPQEAANSGIDLELPSLTEPSDPRVRADQLRGDLQAILLGFDIDPRVDTGTLAGYLQQRDALVAQGSSPVEAELDLIETFADLAELSRNRPRGDDLHVENRVHSPREHFHTYLQSLDADRAALPTDFRQKLQRVLGHYGVTELDRTPELEAAVFRIFLAQQRSGPEAEAISALLRRWLAEPAPAEPLATRVRESLDHLVRATQLRFPHVGELARSVQFRWFDQPLVDAERRSVLDGVGEEVAAIEGMPPGADREERTDTLAAIPEQLVQFLGARLQGEQLPTDEPMLGVLVKRHYREYDLRNFTEKIVGSGTAARPFATAGYTLDDRRTHLVSTIGRVCELVADSPLVEQISGELAAAPEVHQGVLDLYLAWPQMPQSAGDASAELLRLLNQLPLTHQVRRIAIAVSAGSGRPIGYFTFRARPDGSVIEDDLVRGMHPMVGRRLNLWRLRQFAITRLEAPEDVLLYRAVAERNPSDQRLIALAQVRQLAVLRDDAGEVTGLPHVERAIANCMEAIRRARTAASSGSARLDLNEVWVQIWPEIDADITQLTPLKDKIAPMTAGAGVSEVSVGGTVRFGDDSVGPLVARFAYQPGSGVVANLEPAPTEELRPLDDYAQKVVQARRRGVVYPYELQAMIAGAGGSAVEYDLDDDGVLTPVARPYGHNTSGMIVGVITTPTDRYPEGIRRVLLCGDPLRSLGALSEQECVRVIAALDLAESLGLPVEWFAISAGARISMESGTENMDWVAKALKRIVEFTQGGGEINIVVAGINVGAQPYWNAEATMLMHTKGILVMTPESAMVLTGKQSLDFSGGVSAEDNFGIGGYDRVMGPNGQAQYWASDLADALSILMTHYDHTYIAPGEKRPRRAKTSDPSDRDVTVYPHVAEDSDFTTVGDIFSSATNPDRKKPFDIRTVMRAVADQDHHTLERWAGMADADTSVVWDAHLGGIPVTLLGIESKSVARRGFPPTDGPDVYTSGTLFPKSSKKTARAINAASGVRPVVVLANLSGFDGSPESMRNLQLEYGAEIGRAIVNFEGPIVFCVISRYHGGAFVVFSKALNPNMTVLAVEGSFASVIGGAPAAAVVFTRDVDGRTAADPRVADLVARIAAATDDTERAALTVELEQTRRDVRSEKLGEVATEFDRVHNIHRAVEVGSVDEVIAPEALRPKIIHALELAFDS, from the coding sequence GTGTTCACGCGCATCGCCATCGTCAATCGGGGTGAGGCTGCCATGCGCCTCATCCACGCCGTCCGCGACCTCAACGCTGCAGCAGGGCCCGATGGGCTGCGCATCGAGACCGTTGCGTTGCACACCGATGGTGAGCGACGGGCCATGTTCGTGCGCGAGGCCGATCATGCGTACAACCTCGGCCCGGCATCCGCCCGGCCCTATCTCGACTACGCCGTACTCGAGCGGGCGCTGACCGAGACCGGCGCGGACGCCGCGTGGGTCGGCTGGGGATTCGTGGCCGAAGACCCGCAGTTCGCGCAATTGTGCGAGCGCATCGGCGTCACCTTCATCGGCCCGAGCGCGGACGCGATGCGCAAGCTCGGCGACAAGATCGGCTCGAAGCTGATCGCCGAGGAGGCGGGCGTGCCCGTTGCTCCATGGAGCCGCGGAGGCGTCGACACCCTTGAGGACGCCAAGACCGCTGCGGAGCAGATCGGTTACCCGCTGATGCTGAAGGCGACGGCCGGCGGCGGCGGACGCGGCATCCGCAAGGTCACCAGCGAGGATGAACTCGTCGAGGCATACGAACTCACTCGGGACGAAGCCCAACGCGCCTTCGGCTCGGGCGTCGTCTTCCTCGAGCGCCTGGTCACCGGAGCCCGCCACGTCGAGGTGCAACTCATCGCCGACTCGCACGGCACCGCGTGGGCACTCGGGGTGCGCGACTGTTCCGTGCAGCGACGCAACCAGAAGGTGATCGAGGAGTCGGCCTCGGCCGTCCTGGATGACGAACAGACCGCGGAGCTGAAGGCCAGCGCCGAACGACTGGCGCTGGCGGTCGGCTACTGCGGCGCCGGAACCGTGGAATTCCTCTACCACCCGAGCGAGCGCTTCTTCGCTTTCCTGGAGGTCAACACCCGGTTGCAGGTGGAGCACCCCATCACCGAGGTCACCACTGACACCGACCTGGTGAAGCTGCAGCTGCTCGTAGCCTCGGGTGGACGTCTGGAAGGCCCGAAACCGCAAGAGCTCGGCCATGCCGTCGAGGCCCGCCTCAATGCCGAGGACCCAGACCGCGATTTCGCTCCGGCGCCGGGCCGCATCTCCCGCCTGGAGTTCCCCAACGGCCCTGGAATCCGTGTCGACACCGGTGTGGCAGAGGGCGATTCGATTCCGGCTGACTTCGACTCGATGATCGCCAAGATCATCGCCCGAGGCCGCGACCGTGATGAAGCACTCGCCCGGCTGCGCCGAGCGATGGCCGAGACCACGGTCGTGATCGACGGCGGCGCCACCAACAAGAGTTTCGTGCTCGACCTGCTCGACGCACCGGAAGTGATCGATGGTTCGGCCGACACCGGTTGGATCGATCGGGTGCGCGCGCAGGGCGGCCTGGTCACCCATCGCGGCAGCGGCATCGCGCTCGTCGCCGCAGGCATCGAGGCCTACCTCATCGAGGAGGCGGTCGAGCAGACGCGCCTGATCGAGACCGCGCACGGCGGACGTCCGCAGGTGCAGCATTCCGGGCGGGCGGTCGACGTCAAGCTCCGCGGCGCCTCGTACAAGGTGAGCGTGACCCGCATCGGGTCCGACCTCTTCCGGGTGCTGGTCACCGGCGACGGCACCGACTCCGAGGTCGAGGTGCGGCTCGACCGCATCGACGAGCATCACAGCCGCCTCAGCGCGGGCGGTCGCACCTATCGGCTCGTGACCGCCACGCACGGCCCGGTGCAATTGGTGGAGGTCGACGGCATCACCCACCGCGTCAGCCTCGACGAGGGTGGCGTGGTGCGCTCCCCAGCGCCGGCACTCGTGGTGGCCACCCCGGCCTTGGTCGGCGCCGAGGTCGCCGCGGGGGCGCCGGTCATCGTCCTGGAATCGATGAAGATGGAAAGCCGTCTGCTGGCTCCTTTCAAGGCACGCATCAAGGAAATGCTGGTGTCAGTCGGCAGCCAGGTGGAGACCGGCGCACCGCTCATCCGCCTGGAGCCGATCGGCGACGAGGAGGAACTGCCGCAGGAGGCAGCGAACTCCGGGATCGATCTCGAACTACCGAGCCTCACCGAGCCGTCCGACCCGCGAGTGCGCGCCGACCAGTTGCGCGGTGATCTCCAGGCGATCCTGCTCGGCTTCGACATTGACCCCCGCGTCGACACCGGCACCCTTGCGGGCTATCTCCAGCAGCGCGATGCGTTGGTGGCGCAGGGCAGTTCGCCGGTCGAGGCCGAACTCGACCTCATCGAGACCTTCGCCGATCTCGCGGAACTCTCGCGCAACCGCCCGCGCGGCGACGACCTGCACGTGGAGAATCGCGTGCACAGCCCGCGCGAGCACTTCCACACCTACCTGCAGAGTCTGGACGCCGATCGAGCCGCGCTACCCACCGACTTCCGGCAGAAGCTGCAGCGGGTGCTGGGGCACTACGGTGTCACCGAACTCGACCGCACCCCGGAACTGGAAGCCGCGGTGTTCCGGATCTTCCTGGCCCAGCAGCGCTCCGGCCCGGAGGCCGAGGCGATCTCGGCTCTGCTGCGACGCTGGCTGGCCGAGCCGGCCCCGGCCGAGCCGTTGGCGACGCGGGTTCGCGAGTCGCTGGACCACCTCGTGCGTGCCACCCAGCTGCGTTTCCCCCACGTGGGTGAACTGGCCCGCAGCGTCCAGTTCCGCTGGTTCGACCAGCCGCTGGTCGATGCCGAACGACGCAGCGTGCTCGACGGAGTCGGCGAAGAGGTGGCTGCGATCGAGGGCATGCCGCCGGGCGCCGACCGCGAGGAGCGCACTGACACGCTCGCTGCGATCCCGGAGCAGCTCGTGCAGTTCCTCGGCGCTCGGCTGCAGGGCGAGCAATTGCCCACCGACGAGCCGATGCTCGGGGTGCTGGTCAAGCGTCACTACCGCGAATACGATCTGCGCAACTTCACCGAGAAGATCGTCGGATCAGGCACTGCCGCAAGGCCTTTCGCCACCGCGGGGTACACCCTGGACGATCGTCGGACGCACCTGGTCAGCACGATCGGCCGGGTCTGCGAACTCGTCGCAGACAGCCCCTTGGTCGAGCAGATCAGCGGCGAACTCGCCGCCGCTCCGGAAGTTCACCAGGGCGTGCTCGACCTCTACCTGGCGTGGCCGCAGATGCCGCAATCAGCTGGGGATGCCAGCGCGGAACTGCTGCGTCTGCTCAACCAACTACCGCTCACCCACCAGGTGCGTCGCATCGCCATCGCAGTCTCGGCCGGTAGTGGTCGTCCGATCGGATACTTCACCTTCCGCGCCCGGCCGGACGGTTCGGTGATCGAGGACGACCTCGTGCGCGGCATGCACCCGATGGTGGGGCGTCGCCTCAACCTGTGGCGACTGCGACAGTTCGCCATCACCCGCCTGGAGGCCCCCGAAGACGTCCTGCTGTATCGCGCTGTCGCAGAACGCAATCCGTCCGATCAGCGCTTGATTGCTCTGGCCCAGGTGCGCCAGCTCGCAGTGCTGCGCGACGACGCCGGCGAAGTGACGGGCCTGCCCCACGTCGAGCGCGCGATCGCCAACTGCATGGAGGCGATCCGGCGCGCCCGCACCGCGGCAAGCTCCGGCTCCGCCCGGCTCGACCTCAACGAGGTGTGGGTGCAGATCTGGCCGGAGATCGACGCCGACATCACCCAACTCACCCCGCTGAAGGACAAGATCGCCCCGATGACCGCGGGCGCAGGAGTGTCCGAGGTGTCGGTCGGCGGCACGGTGCGTTTCGGCGACGACAGCGTCGGACCACTGGTGGCCCGGTTCGCCTATCAGCCCGGATCCGGAGTGGTGGCCAACCTCGAGCCGGCTCCCACCGAGGAACTACGTCCGCTGGACGACTACGCGCAGAAGGTCGTCCAGGCCCGTCGGCGTGGGGTGGTCTACCCCTACGAACTGCAGGCGATGATCGCTGGCGCCGGTGGCTCCGCGGTGGAGTACGACCTCGATGACGACGGGGTGTTGACCCCGGTTGCCCGCCCGTACGGGCACAACACCTCCGGAATGATCGTCGGTGTCATCACCACACCGACCGATCGCTACCCCGAAGGCATCCGTCGTGTACTGCTGTGCGGCGATCCGCTCCGTTCGCTCGGCGCACTGAGTGAGCAAGAATGTGTGCGAGTGATCGCCGCGCTCGACCTCGCCGAATCCCTCGGGCTGCCGGTCGAGTGGTTCGCCATCTCCGCCGGCGCCCGCATCTCGATGGAGTCGGGCACCGAGAACATGGACTGGGTGGCCAAGGCGCTCAAGCGGATCGTGGAGTTCACCCAAGGCGGCGGTGAGATCAACATCGTCGTGGCGGGCATCAACGTCGGCGCGCAGCCGTACTGGAATGCCGAGGCCACCATGCTCATGCACACCAAGGGCATTCTGGTGATGACCCCGGAGAGCGCCATGGTGCTGACCGGTAAGCAGTCACTCGACTTCTCCGGGGGTGTTTCGGCCGAGGACAACTTCGGCATCGGCGGGTACGACCGCGTGATGGGCCCGAACGGTCAGGCGCAGTACTGGGCCTCCGATCTGGCCGACGCGCTGTCGATCCTGATGACGCACTACGACCACACCTACATCGCTCCGGGCGAGAAGCGGCCGCGGCGTGCCAAGACCAGCGACCCCTCCGACCGCGATGTCACGGTCTACCCGCACGTGGCCGAAGACTCCGACTTCACCACCGTCGGCGACATCTTCTCCAGTGCCACCAACCCCGACCGCAAGAAGCCGTTCGACATCCGTACGGTGATGCGCGCGGTGGCCGACCAGGACCACCACACGCTCGAACGCTGGGCCGGAATGGCGGACGCCGACACCTCTGTGGTGTGGGACGCCCACCTCGGCGGCATCCCGGTGACCCTGCTCGGTATCGAGTCGAAATCCGTTGCGCGCCGGGGCTTCCCGCCCACCGACGGCCCGGACGTCTACACCTCGGGCACGCTCTTCCCCAAGTCGTCCAAGAAGACGGCACGGGCGATCAACGCGGCCAGCGGCGTGCGTCCGGTGGTCGTGCTGGCCAACCTCAGCGGCTTCGACGGCTCACCGGAGTCGATGCGCAATCTGCAGCTGGAGTACGGCGCTGAGATCGGCCGGGCCATCGTCAACTTCGAGGGCCCGATCGTCTTCTGTGTGATCTCCCGCTACCACGGTGGCGCGTTCGTGGTCTTCTCCAAGGCACTCAACCCCAACATGACCGTGCTGGCCGTCGAGGGTTCCTTCGCCTCGGTGATCGGTGGCGCGCCGGCTGCCGCCGTGGTCTTCACCCGCGACGTCGACGGCCGCACCGCTGCCGACCCGCGGGTCGCCGACCTGGTCGCCCGCATCGCCGCAGCCACCGACGACACTGAGCGCGCCGCGCTCACCGTGGAGTTGGAGCAGACCCGCCGCGACGTGCGCAGCGAGAAGCTGGGCGAGGTGGCCACCGAGTTCGACCGCGTGCACAACATCCACCGTGCCGTCGAGGTCGGATCGGTCGATGAGGTCATCGCCCCGGAGGCTTTACGCCCAAAGATCATCCATGCGCTCGAGTTGGCCTTCGACAGCTGA
- a CDS encoding TRM11 family methyltransferase has translation MSEYLVLLAASANRVYADAAPRLARAEAQAVLAGTGGPVQVGVEQLAGVDYLHVTTESPAAIAALSNLSATFAIFQPEGELLRPIPLQRRQFYPSDLVTIQKYQGKTNGQWTRLLLNVTATATKRPERWLSGELDVMDPMCGRGTTLNIALLAGYDTIGVDLDRKDYDTYAAFLKTWVQTHRLKHTMDRGASTTGGRARGREFTLEVGPTKEAFKAGETHRVRYLNTDTCDLDGLVRAASVDVIVTDTPYGVQHGSHGDRLSRRPLELIDRALPSWMRTLRTGGAIGLSYNRHVAATDDLALVLQQHDLTVQDALLDEFRHRVDASIDRDLIVAVKS, from the coding sequence GTGAGTGAATACCTGGTGCTGCTGGCAGCATCCGCAAACCGTGTGTACGCCGATGCCGCACCGCGATTGGCCAGGGCCGAAGCGCAGGCCGTGCTCGCGGGAACTGGTGGACCGGTGCAGGTGGGTGTTGAGCAACTGGCCGGCGTCGACTACCTGCACGTCACCACCGAGTCTCCTGCGGCGATCGCGGCGTTGTCGAACCTCTCCGCGACCTTCGCCATCTTCCAGCCGGAAGGAGAGTTGCTGCGTCCGATTCCGTTGCAGCGCAGGCAGTTCTACCCCAGCGACCTGGTGACGATCCAGAAGTACCAGGGCAAGACGAACGGACAGTGGACCCGTCTTTTGCTCAATGTGACAGCAACCGCGACCAAACGTCCCGAACGCTGGTTGAGCGGCGAACTCGACGTCATGGACCCGATGTGTGGACGGGGCACCACACTCAACATCGCGCTGCTCGCCGGTTACGACACCATCGGCGTCGACCTCGACCGCAAGGACTACGACACCTACGCCGCGTTCTTGAAGACATGGGTGCAGACCCACCGGCTGAAGCACACGATGGACCGCGGCGCCAGCACGACCGGAGGTCGCGCTCGCGGCCGGGAGTTCACGCTGGAGGTCGGGCCCACGAAGGAGGCGTTCAAGGCCGGGGAGACCCATCGGGTGCGCTACCTCAACACCGACACCTGCGATCTGGACGGCCTGGTGCGTGCCGCGAGTGTCGACGTCATCGTCACCGACACCCCGTACGGCGTGCAGCACGGTTCGCACGGCGACCGGTTGTCACGTCGCCCTCTCGAACTCATCGACCGCGCGTTGCCCAGCTGGATGCGCACGCTGCGCACCGGAGGGGCGATCGGCTTGTCGTACAACCGGCACGTCGCAGCGACGGACGACCTGGCGCTGGTGCTGCAACAGCACGACCTGACCGTGCAGGACGCACTGCTCGATGAATTCCGGCACCGCGTCGACGCCTCGATCGATCGCGACCTCATCGTTGCCGTAAAGAGCTGA
- the rbfA gene encoding 30S ribosome-binding factor RbfA, whose amino-acid sequence MADPARARKIAERIKFLVAQHIEHRVKDERLGFLTVTDVRVTGDLQHASVFYTVFGDDRERADTAAALEANRGRIRSAVGKGLGIRLTPSLEFIPDAIPEGAANIEAALAAARERDAELARTTGSAQYAGDADPYRKPAAQDDEDQ is encoded by the coding sequence ATGGCTGATCCCGCACGCGCACGAAAGATTGCCGAACGCATCAAGTTCCTGGTGGCGCAGCACATCGAGCACCGGGTCAAGGACGAACGCCTCGGCTTCCTGACCGTCACCGACGTCCGCGTGACCGGTGACCTGCAGCACGCATCCGTTTTCTACACCGTCTTCGGCGATGACAGGGAGCGCGCTGACACCGCTGCAGCCCTAGAGGCCAACCGCGGCCGCATCCGCTCCGCCGTCGGCAAGGGCCTGGGCATTCGTCTGACGCCGTCGCTGGAGTTCATTCCGGACGCGATCCCCGAAGGCGCAGCAAACATCGAGGCGGCGCTGGCGGCGGCCCGCGAACGCGATGCCGAACTCGCCCGCACCACCGGCTCCGCGCAGTACGCCGGTGATGCCGACCCGTATCGCAAGCCGGCAGCGCAGGACGACGAAGACCAGTGA
- the truB gene encoding tRNA pseudouridine(55) synthase TruB, whose protein sequence is MTPDGLLLVDKPSGWTSHDVVARTRRLAGTRRVGHAGTLDPMATGLLVLGVNRATKLLTFLVGCDKTYTATVRLGQSTVTDDAEGDVTTSAPAHELTTDAVAAAITRLTGEIQQVPSSVSAIKVDGHRAYAKVRGGDEVKLKARPITVHSFDLMSSTPRPDVGKGVLDLEVEVDVSSGTYVRALARDLGAALGVGGHLTALRRTRVGRFDLSGVPTMEALNAAHESGAPLEVIPMARAARDQFPVRELSEADARTLRYGQRLPAGGPNSSVVAAAAGDDLVAMLDQSGERPKSLVVFPASFAQ, encoded by the coding sequence GTGACGCCCGACGGGCTACTGCTGGTCGACAAGCCCTCCGGCTGGACCAGTCATGACGTGGTGGCCCGCACCCGCCGGTTGGCCGGCACCCGACGTGTTGGCCACGCCGGCACCCTCGACCCGATGGCCACCGGGTTACTCGTGCTCGGCGTCAACCGCGCCACGAAACTCCTCACCTTCCTGGTGGGATGCGACAAGACCTACACCGCCACCGTCCGGCTGGGACAAAGCACCGTCACCGATGACGCCGAGGGCGATGTCACGACCTCCGCTCCGGCACACGAGCTCACGACCGACGCCGTGGCCGCCGCGATCACCCGGCTGACGGGAGAGATACAGCAGGTGCCGAGTTCCGTGAGCGCGATCAAGGTCGACGGACACCGGGCGTACGCGAAGGTTCGCGGGGGTGATGAGGTGAAGTTGAAGGCGCGCCCGATCACCGTGCACTCCTTCGACCTCATGTCGAGCACGCCACGACCGGACGTCGGTAAGGGCGTGCTTGACCTTGAAGTTGAAGTCGACGTCTCGTCGGGCACGTACGTCCGCGCACTTGCCCGCGATCTCGGTGCAGCTCTCGGAGTTGGCGGCCATCTGACCGCGCTTCGCCGCACCCGAGTGGGGCGCTTCGACCTGAGCGGTGTGCCGACCATGGAAGCGCTGAACGCAGCCCACGAAAGTGGCGCACCGCTGGAGGTGATCCCGATGGCGCGTGCTGCCCGCGATCAGTTCCCTGTGCGCGAACTCTCCGAGGCGGACGCTCGCACGCTGCGCTACGGGCAACGCCTCCCGGCAGGTGGTCCGAACTCCTCCGTGGTCGCCGCGGCCGCCGGCGACGACCTCGTCGCGATGCTCGACCAGAGCGGTGAGCGCCCCAAGTCGCTGGTCGTCTTCCCTGCGTCCTTCGCCCAGTGA